AGACCGACGGGTATTCTCCGGCCGATGCCTTTCTCCCCCGTGATCTGACTGATCCCTTTGCCGACGAGAAACTGCCCCTCTGGGCGGTACGGCTGTCTGGACAGAGGGGCTCCGTGCGCTACGAAGCGGTCGGCAGCCCAATTACCACACCCTGGCGCCTTCCCGTACTCGGCAGCAGGACTGCTCCGCTCAATGGGGAGATTCCCGGCACCGTGACACTGGAAGAAAGGGACAGCTCGCCGCCGGTGCCCGGATTCGGCGCGGTGCGGCTGTTGGCCACCCTGGACCAGTGGGATGTGGGGGGCTGGGTGCGCGCCGGTATCCGTCCCGCTCCCCTCCTGGAGTTCCAGGTTGATCAGGCTCTGGAGACTGCCAACGGGCTGGTGATTCCGGTGGAGCGCCGCTATGTGGAGGAAGAAGGGGTTGGGATCGAGCTTTCGCGGGTGGTGGGCTCCTGGGTGATCCGGGGGGAGGTTGCCGGGCTCTTTTCCCGTGACAGGGAGCTGGGCAATGCGGTCATTGGGGCGCTGAGCGCCGAAAAAGGCTTCGGCGACGGAACCTTGCTCATGACCCTGGCCGGGAATGCCATCGATCCGCCGGTGGATGAAATCCTGCTCTTCGACCGGGCGATCCTCCCGGCGCTCATTACCGCCTGGACCCGTACCGAGGAGTGGGGAGAGTGGAAGGCGGTCTGGAGTGTGGGGCTTAAGCATGGGGATGGTCTCGTGAAAGCTGAGGTTTCCTACAACCTCACCGATGTCTGGAAGCTGACCGTGGGAGGGGAGGCCCCTTACGGATCAGGCCAGGGGGGATTCGGCGCCCTGGATGCAGCCAGGCGCCTGCGTATGGCGGTTCGCCGGAGCTGGTGAAAAGATTCGGTTGCTAAAAACAGAGTGAGGAGGGGGTATGAGCATGTTAGGCATTGACAGAGTGAAGGAACTTTTTCACGCGACATCATCTTCCGTCAGCTTGGGGACCAGCAGCAAAGGGGAGTTGAACATTGCTCCTGTGGGCAGTGCCTTCATGCCGGACGAAAGCAGCATAATCCTGTTGCGGGGGCCGTTGCGACAGACCTATCTGAATTTGCAGGAAAATCCTGAAGCAGTGTTTCTGGTCGCGAACAAACATCCGTTCCGCTGGCTCAAATTTTTCGTGACCGGAAAGTTCGGCGCATCTTTCGGATATCGGATACACACCCGGTTGAGAGAGGTCAGGCCCGTGACCAGTGCGGAAACCGAAGCCATTCTAAAGAAGCGCTTCGGCCTGGTAGCCGGGTCGAGGGGAGGCAGGAAAATTCAGGCCACTCTGAAGCATATGATGATCTTCGATATTACGCAGATAAGGGAAGTAACGCCTTTTTAGTATCTTACACAAGGCAGGAGGGGAAAACATGGCAAGCCTGCAGAGCGTGGTCCAAAGATTGAAGCTGAAATACAACAAGTCCTATACCGCTCCATGGGTTCACCTGGAAAAACTACGGGCGATACAGGAAGATGCTGCTGAGCGGATTCCGTTGCCCAAAGACGTGAGGACTCAGACGGTTGTTGCCGGGGGGGTGGATGCCGAATGGGTGCATCCCCATGAAGCGACAAAAGAGAAGGTGCTGATGTATCTCCACGGCGGTGCGTACGTCATGGGGTCGTGCAACACCCACCGCCCGCTGGCGGCGCAGATCGCCAGGGCATGCGGAATGCGCGCCCTGTTGCTGGAATACCGGCTTGCTCCTGAGCATCCCTATCCTGCGGCAATTCATGATAGCGTCGCAGCCTACCGCTGGCTGCTGTACAATGGGGTTCATCCCGACGATCTTGTTATTGCCGGGGATTCAGCCGGGGGTGGCCTTGCCCTGGCGACTCTCTTGTCTCTGCGGGATTCGGGAGAGCCCATGCCTGCGGCTGCGGTATGTATCACCCCATGGGCCGATCTGACTGGTGCTGGCGAATCCGTCAAGACCCGTGCCAAGGCCGATCCCTGTCTGTGGCCCGACCATTTTTCCTTTGCCGGTCACTATGCAGGTGCCCATGATCGTTGCGATCCGCTCCTTTCCCCCTTGTACGCGGACCTGGCCGGATTGCCGCCCCTGTTGATTCAGGCCGCCGGCGACCACATCCTGTTGAGCGACTCCACCGGGCTTGCCCAGCGGGCGAAGGATGCGGGCGTTGCCGTCACCCTGGAGGTCTGGCAGGGGATGTGGCACGCCTTCCATCTCCATGCGCCGCAGTTGCCGGAGGCCAGGAGCGCCATTGAAGCCATCGGCAGCTTTGTCAGGCGACAGCTGCAAACAAGGGGACTCGGCGCGCGTGCCTGTTTATAGCTGCAGTCGGCGGTCGGCGGCTGCCGATCGGCAGGGATGTGACGAACTATAAATGAAAAAGGAGGTTCTTATGTTTATCAAACGTGTGGTCGGCGGGCTGCTGGCGTTGGTAGTAATGATGGGGCTCGGCGGGTGCGACAAGCGTTCGCTCTTCCAGTCGATCATGAATCGTGAACGTGAAAGTGCCAAGCTGACCGTCAAGATGGAGAATCTCCCCTATGGCAAGGTGGTCTACCTGACCAATGGGCCTGCGGCCGGCAGCGAGCCTCCCATCGTCATGCTGCACGGCTTTGGCGGTGAGAAAGACAACTGGAACCGTTTTTCGAAGGAACTGACCGATGAGTATCGCGTGATCATTCCCGATCTTCCGGGGCATGGGGAAAGCGTTCAGGATTCCGGTCTGAATTACGGGATCGACGAGCAGGCAAAGCGCCTGAAACAATTTCTCGATGCGTTGGGGGTAAAAAAGGCCCACCTGGTGGGCAATTCCATGGGGGGCGCCATTGCCCTGCGCTATGCCTACCTTTACCCCCAATCCGTCGCCTCTCTCGGCTTGTTTGCCGCGGCGGGGGTTGAACAGACCGTTGCCGATTTTCACACTGCCATGAAAGCAACCGGCAAAAATCCTCTGCTGGAGATTCAAAACGCAAAGGATTTTGAAGATGTCATGAGCAGATATGTCTTCGTGGATCCTCCTTATATTCCCGGTTTCATAGTCGATATACTGGTGGAAGAAAAGCTCAAGCGGAGGGCCCTGGAGAAGAAGATGTTCGTCGAGCTCATGGCAGACATGGACCAGACGAGCATCCTTTCGTCCATCAACTCTCCAACTCTGATCCTTTGGGGAAGCCAGGACAAGATACTGCACGTGGATAATGCGGAGCTGTTCCGGACCAAGCTCGCTGGAAGCCGCAAAGAGATCATCGATGGGGTCGGTCATTGTCCCATGATCGAGAAGCCAGAGGTTGCGAGGGAGGCATACCGTAAATTCCTCCAAGAGACAGCGCCTCAGGGCAAGCGGGCCGGGATTTGACAGTAACATGCTTGTCGTTGCGCCAACGGGCTGCAATTGCCATATGTTAAGGCTGGAGAAAATGAGATTGACGATGGGAACGTTTTGGAGTAGTTTGCGCAAAATTTATATTTTTCTTATGAAGGTTTCACATGTTTTCTGTCACCTCCCCTTATATCGTTTCGAATTGCATTAACGCGGTCAGAATTTGCCGTTGGGGTGCATCATAGTCTTTGGGGGGGTGCAGTAACAACTATAGCCAAAACCCCCATCGACATGTTGCCGCTGGGGGTTTTGTTTTACTGCAGGAAAGGGAAATGCTCTGCTGCAACTTTTCCGTAATTGGAAGGAGATATTTCGTGAAATATAAAGTCCGCATGATGATTCTTTTTTGCCTGGTTTTTTTTGCATCAGGTTGCTCAACCTTTCAGGCAATTTCTCTGGTCCGCGGGGGTGAAGCGCTATCTCCGGGCCAGAAAGAAAAGGTCCTTCCTACGGAATTCAACGGCCATATGATTCTGGTAAAAGGCAACATCAACGGATCGGCCAAAGAATATCGATTCATTCTCGATACCGCCGCATTGACCATGATTGACAAAGAAACGGCGACCGAACTGCGACTGGCAAGGGATGTGGAGGTCAAGACAAATGACAGTGCAGGGGGAACAAAAACAGCCCACCTGACAAAGCTGGGGCGTCTCACTATTGGCGACATTACCGTTACCAATACTGCCGCTGTCATCATGGATATGACCAAGATCCGGCAAATGACAGGCATAGAGGTTGACGGCATCATCGGCTCCAACTTTCTCCGCTTTTTTACGGTCAAGATCGACTATCAGCGGCAGCAGGTTTCCCTTTCCGGTGATCTGTCACCACTCAAGGCGGTTCCCGGAGCATCCCTGGTCAAATTCGAGCAATCCATGAAACAGGGCTTTGCCCCAATGGTGGAAGCTGCAAGTGGAGATGTTTCGTTCAAGGCGTTCATCGATACCGGCCTTACCTATCCCCTGTCCCTCCCGCTTTCCATCGTTAAGAAGGCAGACAAGGAATCGGTGATCGAAGGGAAAGGGTTGATGGGGGGCGGCTTTTTAGAGAACAACAAAAAGGAAGTACTGACCCGTCTCAACAGTTTCCGGATGGGGAGTAGTAGCGAATTCGGGAGAATTGTCGCCAACGGGACGGAAGGAAAGGACGTGGCTCTCATCGGCAAGGAATTCCTTTCGCGATTTGTCGTCACGCTCAATTATCCTGCCGGAGAGATGCTCCTGGTTCCGGTTAGTGGCGTGAAAGGGGACGACAACATGTTTACCGCAGGCATCGGCGTTATGCGGGATGCCAACGGCAAATTCCTGGTTTCTGGCGTCTGGAGCGGTTCGCCAGCTGATAAGGCCGGTGTTGCCGCCAATGACGAGATAGTAATGGTTAACGGCAAAGGGGCTGCCAGTTATACGCTAGGGGAAATGCGCGCCATTTTGAAAACCAATGACGGCAAAGATGCTGTGGACCTGGCAATAAAAAATGCCGGTGGGGAGAGAAACCTCACGATCAAAAAGCAGTTCCTTTTTGCCCAGTAGTAATCACCGTTTCTGTAAAACCGGCGGAATGCTGTTGAATAACTATGTAAATGGGATGATGACCTTGTTTGCCGGTAAGCAGGTTTGACTTGGACTTTCGTTCCCCTTAGCTTTCCTTGATTAATGAAGTTAGCGGAGTATAAAGCGGCGTCGATTACAAAAGAGTGAAGTGTTGATTGGATGGGACGGGTCAAATGCACAGCCCGTTGGGCGACAAAATACCACAAGAGGAAATTATGAAACGGCTTGAAGGCAAGATCGCGATCATCACAGGTGCTGCAAGGGGAATTGGAGAAGCAATAGCTCGCGCATTTGTTGCAGAAGGTGCTTTTGTATACCTCACTGATATCAAAGACAAGCAAGGCGCAATCGTTTCAGAACAAATTGGAAACAAATCGACCTATCGTCGTCTCGATGTCAGGGAAGAAACTGACTGGCAACGTGTCACTTTGGAGGTCATCGAAGAGCATGGCAGGCTTGATATTGCCGTAAATAACGCAGGCATCACCGGCTTTGAAGATGGGATTATCGAGCAAAACCCAGAACATGCAAGCTTGGACAGTTGGCATGACGTCCATCGGACAAACCTTGATGGGGTTTTCCTGGGATGCAAATATGCAATCCAGGCTATGCGTAAGACAGGAATGGGTTCAATTATAAATATTTCGTCTCGATCCGGACTGGTTGGTATCCCAGGTGCTGCCGCCTATGCCTCGTCAAAGGCGGCAGTTCGTAACCATTCCAAAACAGTAGCGCTCTATTGTGCGGAGCAATGCCTCAATATTCGCTGTAACTCGATACATCCAGCCGCAATTCTGACACCAATGTGGGAACCACTTTTAGGCGGTTCCGCGCCGGAGCGGGCGGAGCGAATGAAGGAATTTGTAAAAGACACCCCGCTTCGTAGATTTGGCACACCTGAGGAAGTTGCTGCTGTGGCTGTTCTTTTGGCCTCAGACGAGGCAGCATACATGACGGGCACAGAATTAAACATTGACGGTGGAATGCTGGCTGGTTCGGTAGCAATTCCAGTTGTAGAATGAACGCCGAATAGTCCAACCAATCGGCAAAATGGGGTCAGGATTGGGGAGTGACAGAGGGGTCAGCCCTTGAGTGTGACAGAGGGGTCTACCATAGGATTTAAGCAGATGACGGAGCATTTCCTCTCGTGTAAAATACCGTCTGACGGGGGTGTGGCTTATGGGGTCAGTGGCCTGTTCATTCAGACTCACTCGGGCCTGAAATGCCGCCCCCGTCATCTGCGTCATCCTCAAAGGTCGACCGGGATGGTGCCGCAAGTGGCTCTGTAAGTAGACGAGACCTTGGGATGACTAACTCGTCTGGTAAAGGAGCCCCTTGTGAGAAAGAGTTCTCCCCTTGAACTGCGCGTTGGTGTCGACGTCGGCTGTCACAGTCACAATGTCGCCATTGGCCTTTCAAACGGCGAAATTTTGGAAGAGTTCTCGATCAAGCATGAGCCGGAAGGATTCCGGCAGTTCTTTGCATGCATCGAGAAGCACGAGAAGAAGCATAGCTTGCCTGTTTCAGTAGCGATGGAAGGCTACAACGGCTATGCCCGGCCCTTGGACACGCTGGTGCGTGCTCGGAACTACCGGCTATTCAACATCAACAACCTGAAGCTCGCCAGGTTTAAGGAGATCTTTCCTGGTGCAGCGAAAACCGATGAGATCGATGCCAGAAAAGCGCTGGAGTTGTTCCAGCTCCGCGATTACCTTCCAGTTGCCAAAGATGTGCTGCAGGAGGTACGTGCCACGCCCAAAGAAAATGAAGTGCTTAAGCGTCTGTCACGCCGTCGCCGTCGTTTGGTAAATGAGCGCGTGCGGGTGCTGAACAACTTCCAGGCCGACTTGCAATCCGTCTGTCCGGGCCTGTTGGAGATCACCGGCGATGCTGGCAATCTCTGGTTTCTGCGTTTCATTACGAGTGTAGACAGCCTCCCAAAGCTGGCCAGGATGCGTGAAGGTACAATCCGTAAGCTCCCTGGTATCGGGGCAAAGTACACGGGCATCATCATAACGTGGCAGAAACAGGCTCACTTCAGCCACGAAGTCGAGTGGGTCAGCGACATGATCCTTGAAGACGCGTGGCGGATACTGGAGTTGCACGAAAGCATAGACAGTCTAGATCGACGAATGGCTGCAGTCGCCATCGATTCGGAGATTGCGCAGAATCTTTCAACTATACCTGGATTCGGCTCTACGACTATTGCAGAACTTGCAGGTGAAATCGGTACAGTCGAGCGGTTCAAAGACGAACAGAGCCTGGCATTGTATCTTGGAATGACCAATCTCGACAACAGTTCTGGTAAGAAGAAAGGCTCTAAACCACCAAAGCAAGTGAATGAGCGAGCGAAGGCAGCCATGATGACAGCTGTCGACAGACACAGAAAACAAGTCCCGCAGTCACAAACGTACTATCGAAAAAAACGAGCAGAAGGAAAGAAGCACAATCAAGCAGTACGCGCCCTTGGTCGTCATTTGTGCCGAGTTATCTTCAAGATGTTGAAAGAGAACAGGGGGTACTTGCTGCCCCAATGACAAATTTTTCTTGAAAATTCCAGCGGGATGTTCAGCCCTTGAAAAAGGAAAATGTAGTGTCGATAGCCCAAAATTCTCTTTTCAAGGGCCGCCCCCATATTCTTCAGGGCCGACCCCATATTCTTCATTCGTTCTTCATTCGGAGTATAACCCCATTATTTATGGAAAGGAGAGCGAGTCATGGCAAATCCGTTTGTGCATGTGGAACTCATGACCACTGATGTGGCTAAGGCAAAGGAATTTTATAACGGACTGTTCGATTGGCAATTGGAAGATATCCCGAAGATGGATTACACCTTGATCAAGGTCGGTGAAGGGACGGGTGGCGGCATGATGAAAACAGTCCAGCCAGATTTACCGTCCCACTGGATAGCCTACGTGCAGGTAGAGGATGCGGCCGCTGCCACCGAAAAAGCCCGGAAACTTGGGGCGACGATTTGCAAGGAAGTGACCCAAATTTCCGGTGGCTGGTTCAGTGTCATCACCGATCCGACTGGGGCAACACTGGGGATATGGCAGATGAACCCTGCTGCCTGTCAAAAGCCTGCGGCCTGAGCTGAGGTTTGTCTTTTTGAGATCACTTGCAAAAGAAGTTGAACATTCTCGAATTAGGACAAAGGTTAAATTGTCGAAAAATCAATGGGGAGGGGGCAGCCCTTGAAAGTGAGACTGTGC
This region of Geotalea daltonii FRC-32 genomic DNA includes:
- a CDS encoding pyridoxamine 5'-phosphate oxidase family protein, with product MSMLGIDRVKELFHATSSSVSLGTSSKGELNIAPVGSAFMPDESSIILLRGPLRQTYLNLQENPEAVFLVANKHPFRWLKFFVTGKFGASFGYRIHTRLREVRPVTSAETEAILKKRFGLVAGSRGGRKIQATLKHMMIFDITQIREVTPF
- a CDS encoding VOC family protein, which gives rise to MANPFVHVELMTTDVAKAKEFYNGLFDWQLEDIPKMDYTLIKVGEGTGGGMMKTVQPDLPSHWIAYVQVEDAAAATEKARKLGATICKEVTQISGGWFSVITDPTGATLGIWQMNPAACQKPAA
- a CDS encoding alpha/beta fold hydrolase, whose product is MFIKRVVGGLLALVVMMGLGGCDKRSLFQSIMNRERESAKLTVKMENLPYGKVVYLTNGPAAGSEPPIVMLHGFGGEKDNWNRFSKELTDEYRVIIPDLPGHGESVQDSGLNYGIDEQAKRLKQFLDALGVKKAHLVGNSMGGAIALRYAYLYPQSVASLGLFAAAGVEQTVADFHTAMKATGKNPLLEIQNAKDFEDVMSRYVFVDPPYIPGFIVDILVEEKLKRRALEKKMFVELMADMDQTSILSSINSPTLILWGSQDKILHVDNAELFRTKLAGSRKEIIDGVGHCPMIEKPEVAREAYRKFLQETAPQGKRAGI
- a CDS encoding alpha/beta hydrolase, with the protein product MASLQSVVQRLKLKYNKSYTAPWVHLEKLRAIQEDAAERIPLPKDVRTQTVVAGGVDAEWVHPHEATKEKVLMYLHGGAYVMGSCNTHRPLAAQIARACGMRALLLEYRLAPEHPYPAAIHDSVAAYRWLLYNGVHPDDLVIAGDSAGGGLALATLLSLRDSGEPMPAAAVCITPWADLTGAGESVKTRAKADPCLWPDHFSFAGHYAGAHDRCDPLLSPLYADLAGLPPLLIQAAGDHILLSDSTGLAQRAKDAGVAVTLEVWQGMWHAFHLHAPQLPEARSAIEAIGSFVRRQLQTRGLGARACL
- a CDS encoding aspartyl protease family protein, producing MKYKVRMMILFCLVFFASGCSTFQAISLVRGGEALSPGQKEKVLPTEFNGHMILVKGNINGSAKEYRFILDTAALTMIDKETATELRLARDVEVKTNDSAGGTKTAHLTKLGRLTIGDITVTNTAAVIMDMTKIRQMTGIEVDGIIGSNFLRFFTVKIDYQRQQVSLSGDLSPLKAVPGASLVKFEQSMKQGFAPMVEAASGDVSFKAFIDTGLTYPLSLPLSIVKKADKESVIEGKGLMGGGFLENNKKEVLTRLNSFRMGSSSEFGRIVANGTEGKDVALIGKEFLSRFVVTLNYPAGEMLLVPVSGVKGDDNMFTAGIGVMRDANGKFLVSGVWSGSPADKAGVAANDEIVMVNGKGAASYTLGEMRAILKTNDGKDAVDLAIKNAGGERNLTIKKQFLFAQ
- a CDS encoding glucose 1-dehydrogenase; amino-acid sequence: MKRLEGKIAIITGAARGIGEAIARAFVAEGAFVYLTDIKDKQGAIVSEQIGNKSTYRRLDVREETDWQRVTLEVIEEHGRLDIAVNNAGITGFEDGIIEQNPEHASLDSWHDVHRTNLDGVFLGCKYAIQAMRKTGMGSIINISSRSGLVGIPGAAAYASSKAAVRNHSKTVALYCAEQCLNIRCNSIHPAAILTPMWEPLLGGSAPERAERMKEFVKDTPLRRFGTPEEVAAVAVLLASDEAAYMTGTELNIDGGMLAGSVAIPVVE
- a CDS encoding IS110 family RNA-guided transposase; protein product: MRKSSPLELRVGVDVGCHSHNVAIGLSNGEILEEFSIKHEPEGFRQFFACIEKHEKKHSLPVSVAMEGYNGYARPLDTLVRARNYRLFNINNLKLARFKEIFPGAAKTDEIDARKALELFQLRDYLPVAKDVLQEVRATPKENEVLKRLSRRRRRLVNERVRVLNNFQADLQSVCPGLLEITGDAGNLWFLRFITSVDSLPKLARMREGTIRKLPGIGAKYTGIIITWQKQAHFSHEVEWVSDMILEDAWRILELHESIDSLDRRMAAVAIDSEIAQNLSTIPGFGSTTIAELAGEIGTVERFKDEQSLALYLGMTNLDNSSGKKKGSKPPKQVNERAKAAMMTAVDRHRKQVPQSQTYYRKKRAEGKKHNQAVRALGRHLCRVIFKMLKENRGYLLPQ